The Paenibacillus spongiae nucleotide sequence AAGCTCTTCACCTTTGTTGTGACGATATTTCTTGGAATACTGCAGCGGCGTCAGGTTTGTAATGCGATGAAAATCCCGGTAAAAGGAAGAGGAGCTTTGAAACCCGCATTGCTCGTATACTTCGGTAATGGACAGCTCCGTTTGTGACAGCAATCGTTGGGCAGCTTGCACCCGGAACTGGGTTAAGTAGGTTTTATAGCCTTCACCCATCACTTCCGTGAATAGATGACGCGCTCTGGAGGAGCTGAGAGACATCGCCTTTGCGACATCATCCAGATTAATGTTCTCGTGATAGTGAGATTGAATATAGGACAGGCCCGATTTAAGCATCGTATATTTGTTATACATATTACGCCATGCCGCATCGCTCTCAACGTAGTAATGCCGCAGCAGCAAGGAACAGATGTGGAGCAGCATACTTTTTACGATTTGGCCGTATGCCGGCTGCTGCCTGGCCAACTCATCCTGCATCTCCTCGATCAGCAATCCGATTTGACGGGCAACCGGCAGGTCCGCCGCGATTCGATGGCTGAACTGATTGCGGTCGAAGAAGAAAGGACGAAGCAGATTGAAGTCGGTTTGCTCCAGCGTCGACGGGTGAATGAATAGGAATAAATTGGAGCACGTCTCCCCCCAATAGGATTTGGATGTGTGCCGCTCTACGTTGTTTACAATTACGAGGTCGCCCGGGGTGATATCGTATTGCGCGTCTTTAAAATAGAAGACTCCACGCCCGGAAAGGCAATAACAGATCTCCAAGGCATGGTGCCAATGGGGGATTTCCGGAATGGTCGCAAGCGTCCACGGAATGAGGGCGACCCCGGTGTCCGGATGCGTCTCATGGGAGATATGGATGGCTTCAACGGTTTGTATGATATTCATTGGATCACCTTCCTACATGAATTCATTATAGAATATCGGATGGATCCATGGTTCCTTAGATTAATCATATAGCCGTTTCCGGGAATAAAATGGACATTACTGTTATTGTTTCGGTCCTCGAATGACCGTAATATGGGAGTAATCCAAACGCACAGAAAGGGGTTTTGAACATGAACAACACATCCATTCTACCTTACCGTTATGAGTTTCACCAGGATGAGCTGTCCGAGATTCGGGCCTGCAACGAGCAGCATGGATTCGCCATTGTCAAGAACCTGCTGCCGCCGGGAATGGTAGAGATGTTAAAGGCCGAGGTGCGCCGCATCCTGGATGACCAAGCCAAATCCTCGAATGAGGCCACGTTCGTATCGATCCAATTCATCGAAGTCTCGCCCGTGTTTGCCACGCTCATGACTTTCGAGCCTTTTATGCGCATCGCCCGTGAGCTTCATAACCACGAGCCGATAACTTTAAACCGTACCGCTGCTATCTATAAGAAGCCTGGCGCCGGTCCGATGGGGTGGCATACCGATTGGTCGCCGGTGAAGCATCCCTTCGGAGCGGACGCGATTCTTAACAATTCAGGCGCTTCCTCCATGTGGTTCTACCTGAACGGGATCGATGCTATGCGCGGGGGGCTGGCCATCATACCCGATTCCCATACGGAGAATTGGGAGGCGCCGGAAGGCTTCACGTTTACCGTCAATAGAAGCTCGTTTCATAAGTTGGGCACCCAGCCGAGAGCGCATGACAATATGGAGGATGTACCTGGAGCAATGCCGGTGGTCGCGGATCCTGGGGATCTGATAATCTTCGCGGAACGAACGTACCATGGGGTCTATCCGCATCGCGGTTCCATGACCAGATTGAGCTGCGGCATGAGTTTCCGCAAGTCGAGCTATAAGCCGGAACAGGTCTGGCCGCTGCCGGAATCGGCACAGCGGTTTATTGAATCGAGCGCTGACGAAGTCGAGCCGTTGGTTGAACAATACTGGGGCATCAACCGGGGATGGATCAGCAGCGGGGATTGAATGATCGGAAGGAAGTATGCGCTTACATTTATCACGTATGATTGAGGTGAATCTATAGATGGATGAACGACTGAAGCAGCTGGAAATTCACTCGCTCGGTGACTGTACGATCCGTGAAATAACGGAGCAGTGGAACACCGGTTTTAAGGAATATTTTAATGATATGACCCTCTCGATCGAGACGATGAATCATAGACTAGGCAAATTGAATATTCAGCCGGAGCTTTCGGTAGCGGCCTATATCGAAGGCGTTCCCGCCGGATTCGTCATGATCGGTATGGCGCATGCGGGCGGTCGCAGGCTGGCATGGAACGGCGGCACGGGCGTGAATCCGGCATTCCGCGGGCTATCGCTGAGCAAAGTGCTGCTGCAGGAAGCGATCCGCAGAACGAAAGCGGCGGGTGCGGACTCGTTATCGCTGGAAACGCGTACCGATAATGAACGCGCCATCCGTTCTTATCTCGGCGTAGGCTTCCGGATCCGAGAGACACTTCAGATCATGAGCAGGGAGGGGGCATTCACCAGCATGCCTTTCATGCGGTCTCACAGCGCGGATTACCGGACCGTCCCGGTTACGCCCGATAGTACCGGAAGTCTGGCATTCTA carries:
- a CDS encoding phytanoyl-CoA dioxygenase family protein; this translates as MNNTSILPYRYEFHQDELSEIRACNEQHGFAIVKNLLPPGMVEMLKAEVRRILDDQAKSSNEATFVSIQFIEVSPVFATLMTFEPFMRIARELHNHEPITLNRTAAIYKKPGAGPMGWHTDWSPVKHPFGADAILNNSGASSMWFYLNGIDAMRGGLAIIPDSHTENWEAPEGFTFTVNRSSFHKLGTQPRAHDNMEDVPGAMPVVADPGDLIIFAERTYHGVYPHRGSMTRLSCGMSFRKSSYKPEQVWPLPESAQRFIESSADEVEPLVEQYWGINRGWISSGD
- a CDS encoding GNAT family N-acetyltransferase; translation: MDERLKQLEIHSLGDCTIREITEQWNTGFKEYFNDMTLSIETMNHRLGKLNIQPELSVAAYIEGVPAGFVMIGMAHAGGRRLAWNGGTGVNPAFRGLSLSKVLLQEAIRRTKAAGADSLSLETRTDNERAIRSYLGVGFRIRETLQIMSREGAFTSMPFMRSHSADYRTVPVTPDSTGSLAFYPDTGHSWTTEWFNAEGREASVVLDHRGVTVGYVIYRKSIRADGTIECVELTQCEADPQRSDRRDIVRHLLNEVFTPLSGPYLRRVHYLRESNDAAMDALREAGFQTVFAEHLMVLDFQSK
- a CDS encoding AraC family transcriptional regulator, encoding MNIIQTVEAIHISHETHPDTGVALIPWTLATIPEIPHWHHALEICYCLSGRGVFYFKDAQYDITPGDLVIVNNVERHTSKSYWGETCSNLFLFIHPSTLEQTDFNLLRPFFFDRNQFSHRIAADLPVARQIGLLIEEMQDELARQQPAYGQIVKSMLLHICSLLLRHYYVESDAAWRNMYNKYTMLKSGLSYIQSHYHENINLDDVAKAMSLSSSRARHLFTEVMGEGYKTYLTQFRVQAAQRLLSQTELSITEVYEQCGFQSSSSFYRDFHRITNLTPLQYSKKYRHNKGEELPL